The genomic DNA AGCTTTTAGTGTAGTATGAAATCTGTTTCCCAAAATATCTTTGATTCTAACTAAAAACACAAGATGTCTGGCAAGCCTTGTAAGCTATGTAATTAATTCCATGATGATATTTATTTTGAACAGATGTCTCTGGTCTTATGTTTCAACTTCATTCAGTTTCTTACGTTTTAGATCTTGCACATTTCCCTAAATGAGCACATTTATACAGGGGAGATGGGGGCTAGAATGTAGACCTTTTCCACTTCATGTCATTTCTCTGTCTCCTGACATTTTACAGGGCTCTAATAGACATGAGATGAAAGACTAAAGCCTCATTTAGTAATGGGGTATCTCAATATACACCCGATGAGGCGGTTTATTGACGCATGGTTACGCTTTCAAATGTTAACTTTTCTAGGACACTGAGTCAAAAGTCACACTTGCTAGTTAATTACAAAGTGTCATGAACTGGCTTGGAACACTACTGACCTTTATATCTTTGGTTACACTTCATAATAACTTCCACAAATAAGACGTTACACTTAGAACTGTTCATAGATGCTTGTAAATGCTTTTCAAATCATTATCATACAGTGTCATCGTCTCTTGTTTATCCTAGCGAAACAGGAAGAAGGTAATACCCCTGAGAAGCCTCATACTGTCATCCAGTTTAGCTATCAGTCTAACGCCCAGATGAACAGCATCCTGAAGAAGACTGCGGCACGATGCCCTGAAATCGCCATGACCTACAGCATTGGCCGCAGTGTGGAGGGCaaagacctgctagtgatagagTTCTCAAACAACCCTGGAGTACATGAATTGCGTGAGTACTAATGGTCCTCGGTGCACTACAGTGTGAGTCCTGGGAATGCTATATCTTAAACGCTGTCATATGTCTCTCAGTGCTATTCAATTAGGGGCTGATTCCGACGTAGGAATTTACGCCATTCCTACGCACTTCAGTATTTGGTGTTCAGATTTACCTTATTCAGTCGCGTAACGCGCCATGCAGGTGCTACCTTGCACGCTctgaatacatttaattaaacTGCTGAAAACCCAGATTTATAAATACTTAtttaggtttaggaaaatatttatgAATCATGAAttggtttggagagcctttacgcaCAAAAGAAAGCAGTGGTTTGATTCATTCTGAAAATGGCCACTTTCATTTCAACCCATGGTAATATTGGAACATTAGTGTACATAGAATTATAATAGTAGACTATACCCTCGTCTGTTGGTtgcactaaccatggaactgtgtAATGACACGGCCAAGTATTGCGGCATGTGTCGGGTTCAAACTGTTACGGCTTGGTCTGCGCTCCGCTCCATAACAATTTCATTCCCTTACATGTCATTTTTTTTGTATATTATCAACTGTTAGTAATGATCCTTAGCAACAACCACACGGCCATGACCGAGGAAGCAAATGAAGGGAAACGATacaatgaaatgaaatggaattaTAATGTAGGCTAAACCAACTGGGAACGAACAGTAAATTGGCAGTTGAATATGTGTTGTTATTAGGCCTACTGATGGTCGATTCTGATAGTGGCTAATTATTAACATGATAGAAATAGGACACAGAGAAAGCCGGAGTGGGCTATAATTAAGACATTCGGGAGTGCCCATCCCTGCAAGTTAAAAGACTGTACAATTTAAACTCTGCATAATGGCACAGCACTTCATAAACTTTACTGTGGTAAAGttgatatgttgatatgcttcagtttgctgccatatgactggtttcacatttatCTCCAGCGATTGCAAGGTAAAATAGACCTAAAACAAGTGTCATTTAGCTTATATTTACAATTCCCTTATCCAAAcagattactcatttacctagctcttatcaagttgtaaattacagtgcatggagaatggtgttatttaaaTATTTAAACCTTCTTCCACTTGAAACAGGTAGGTTCGCTGGACTTTATTCAtttattcattattctttttttgtgtttattttaccaggtaaattgactgagaacacattttcatttacagcaacaacctggggaatagttacaggggagaggaatgagccaatagaaagctggggatgattacgtgaccatgatggtatgagggccagattgggaatttagccaggacaccagggttaatacccctactcttacgatgtGTCATggaatctttagtgaccacagagagtcgggacacccgtttaatgtcccatctgaaagacagcccCCTACTCAGGGCAATGTcctcaatcactgccctgggatctTTTTCTAGACCAGAcaaaagagtgcctcctactggcccaccaacaccacttccagcagcatctggtctcccatccagggaccaaccaggaccaacgCTGCTTAGTTTCAGAAggaaaccagcagtgggatgcagggtcaGAATATGGCGTTTCTGTACACACCTACGCCACACTGTCAATTATTCAAGCTCCACCCCAAacaaatagcgggtgaatagcatgctattctaatgcttaagttcaaggtcagaatgcacagagagaaaagtgcatcAAAAGGGGATTATGTTCTATTCCTGCACACTTAACACGGGTCAGAATCGGGCCCTTAATTATTATCTCGCCTATGTCCACAGTTCAACCAGGGACAATGTAACTTTTCTAAATGTTACACATGACTGCAAGCTGCTGTCTTAGTTAAGTCTCCATGGAAAACAGATCATTCATCTCAAGGGACTCTTTGGTTGAATACATTTAAAAGAAGCCCCTATCCTGTCACCTTATATCAACAGTTGAACCAGAGATGAAGTACATAGGAAACATGCATGGGAATGAGGTGCTGGGTCGCCAGCTGTTGATCTACCTGGCCCAGTACCTGTGTTCAGAGTACCTGCTGGGGAACCGGCGCATCCAGACCCTGATCAACACCACGCGTATCCACATCCTGCCCTCCATGAACCCAGACGGTTACGAGCTAGCTGCCGCCGAGGTCCATGACACCATCGACCCTGAGAACGAGGAGgtaggttgaatcaacgttgtttgaCACGTCATTTTAATATTTTGTTGTTTTATCACTGTGTAAAACGAATTGCATTTGCCAGAAAGGTATTAATGTACCGTATGTAATCAGTTTCCCAGCTTTTCTTTACAAATTCAACAACAGTCCTCAAATATTTGGTTttaaactacagtgagggaaaaaacgtatttgatcccctgctgattttgtacgtttgcccactgacaaagaaatgatcagtctataattttaatggtaggtttatttgaacagtgagagacagaataacaacaaaagaatccagaaaaacgcatgtgaaaaatgttataaattgatttgcattttaatgagggaaataagtatttgaccccctctcaatcagaaagatttctggctcccaggtgtcttttatacaggttacgagctgagattaggagcacacttttaaagggagtgctcctaatctcagcttgttacctgtataaaagacacctgtccacagaagcaatcaatcaatcagattccaaactctccaccatggccaagaccaaagagctctccaaggatgtcagggacaaaattgagacctacacaaggctggaatgggctacaagaccatcgccaagcagcttggtgagaaggtgacaacagttggtgcgattattcgtaaatggaagaaacacaaaagaactgtcaatctcctcggcctggggctccatgcaagatctcacctcgtggagttggaatgatcatgagaacggtgaagaatcagcccagaactacacgggaggatcttgtcaatgatctcaaggcagctgggaccatagtcaccaagaaaacaattggtaacacactacgccgtgaaggactgaaatactgcagcgcccgcaaggtccccctgctcaagaaagcacatatacatgcccgtctgaagtttgccaatgaacatctgaatgattcagaggacaactgggtgaaagtgttgtggtcagatgagaccagaatggagctctttggcatcaactcgccgtgtttggaggaggaggaatgctgcctatgaccccaagaacaccatccccaccgtcaaacatggaggtggaaacattatgctttgggggtgtttttctgctaaggggacaggacaatttcaccgcatcaaagggacgatggacggggccatgtatcgtcaaatcttgtgtgagtacctccttccctcagccagggcattgacaatgggtcgtggatgggtattccagcatgacaatgacccaaaacacatgggcaaggcaacaaaggagtggctcaagaagaagcacattaaggtcctggagtggcctagccagtctccagaccttaatctcatagaaaacctgtggagggagctgaaggtttgagttgccaaacgtcagcctcgaaaccttaatgacttggagaagatctgcaaagaggagtgggacaaaatccctcctgagatgtgtgcaaacctggtggcaaactacaagaaacgtctgacctctgattgccaacaagggttttgccaccaagtactaactcatgttttgcagaggggtcaaatacttatttccctcactgtattgctGATTTCATATTACTTGACAGCGAAGATCCTACAGTGTGCTTTGACATGTCTGCTTTGACTCACATACCAACCTGACTACCACTGTATGAACCGTACAGGCTCAGAACTACAACAGCTGGACCCTGGGTCGAGGCAACGCCCAGAACATTGACCTGAACAGGAACTTCCCTGACCTGACTACGATCGTTTACAGCCGGCGCAGACACAGACGTTTCCGTAGCAACCACATCCCAATCCCAGACGCTTACTGGTTTGGTAAGGTACAGTATGAATTCCTAGCCATCCATGCTTGCATTTCGTGTGAGATTTTATACTTGCGGATAATAATACATGCATCAAATATTGTGCAATGATGACCGCTTTCAATGTCAtttggatttacatttacatttttttacctttatttaactaggcaagtcagttaagaacaaattcttatttacaatgacggcctaccaaaaggcctcctagggggctgggattaaaaatacaaatgaacacgcatcacgacaagagagaaaacacaacataaagagagacctaagacaacaacatagcaaggtagcaacacatgacaacacagcatggtagaaacacaacaacaacatggtagcagcacaacatggtacaaacattattgggcacagacaacagcacaaagggcaagaaggtagagacaacaatacatcacacaaagcagccacaactgtcagtaaggagtccatgattgagtctttgaatgaagacattgagataaaactgtccagtttgagtgtttgttgcagctcgttccagtcgctagctgcagcgaactgaaaagaggagcgacccagggatgtgtgtgctttggggacctttaacagaatgtgactggcagaacgtgtgttgtatgtggagaatgagggctgcagtagatatctcagataggggggagtgaggtctatgagttttataaataagcatcaaccagtgggtcttgggacgggtatacagagatgatcagtttacagaggagtatagagtgcagtgatgtgatgtgtccaataaggagcattggtggcaaatctgatggccgaatggtaaagaacatctagccgctcgagagcacccttacctgccgatctataacttatgtctccgtaatctagcatggttaggatggtcatctgaatcagggttagtttggcagctggggtgaaagaggagcgattaccatagaggaaaccaagtctagatttaactttagcctgcagctttgatatgtgctgagagaaggacagtgtaccgtctagtcatactcccaagtacttgtatgaagtGACTACCTCAATCTCCATGTGTAATGTATCTTCAATGTTAAATATCAAAGTTTGAATTGAGTGTTGATTACCAATCATCAAGTTTTAATTGAAAACTTGACGATTGGTAATTGTTGTTAACCGTTATGCCAACATTTCCAAAACGCTGTGTTTTATTGATGTGCCCAGCTAAAGATGTTGACTGTAATTAATATGCTTGTCTTCATGTGTGTCGTAATACAGGTAGCTCCAGAGACATACGCAGTCATGAAGTGGATCAGATCCTTTCCCTTTGTGCTCTCAGCTAACTTCCACGGAGGGGAGTTGTTGGTGTCCTACCCCTACGACCTCTCCAAACACCCACTAGAGCAGAAGATGTTCTCCCCCACGCCAGATGAACAGGTGAGCGGGACTGACAGCAACATGTACAGTCAATAGGACAACAGCACTCTCCAAAATGGAATGCACTCTATGATCCGAAGTGTGTCTGTTGCAGAGAGAAGGCCCATTGATTGTTCATGCTCCACATATATAAAGatgaattgtatttttatttcctCGACAGTCGTCATGTAACATACATGTAAATAAAGAAGAAAATGTATCTCAGCTGCTACCAAATCAAACTAATGTAACATATCAAATTCAAAGGGAAACGAAACTACCCATTATATTTTTATGAATACgacaaaaataatatattttatttttgactgCAGGTATTCAAGCAGATAGCGAGAACATATGCAGATGCCCATGCCACCATGTCAGAAGGAAACTCTGGAAGGTGTGAGAACTTTGGCAGCATCGGCCAGGACGGCATCATAAATGGAGCAAGGTGGTACAGCTTTGCCGGTGGTAAGTAAAAAAAAACGGTCAAATTAAAAACAGTCCAGGACTGTTGAAGTGAAGATATAGCGAGCgggtggctggtggcaccttcatttggGAGGATGGACTCATATTAACGGCTGTAATGGGATGGTATCAATCCATTCATTCCATCACAGCTAtcattatcaaatcaaagtttcctGGTcatgtacacagtttagcaggtgttatagcggtgcagcaaaatgctgatGTCACTAGCTCCCACCTATGCAGTCAAATGTCAAACAGCTAGAATGTAAAGAAAAGCAAGAAATCAAGAATGGCGACAAACAACTGTTCTTGTGAACCGTCCTCCTGTGATTGAAATAGCTGATGCAGGCTCAATGAACTTAATAGGCAAGTTATATTATGAACTTAACAGGCAAGTTATATTATGAACTATGATCGCCACCTGGTGGCGCTTTTAGTTATTGTCACTAGTTCGATTATGAAGATGGCGGTTTGTCGTTTCTATCACTGGCACTTTTTTTTCCTGTCATGTGATCAGGTATGCAGGACTTCAACTACCTCCACACTAACTGTTTTGAGGTGACGGTGGAGTTGGGCTGTGATAAGTTCCCAGCTGAGGAGGAGTTATACACTGGCTGGAAGGACAACAAAGAGGCTCTGCTCACATTCATGGAGTCGGTGAGATGACTTTAAACCCAGCATTTCATTCCAAAACATCACTCCTTTTCACAAATCTGAGACGGGTTCTCCACTAACCCTGCGTCTCAATGTTTACCAGGTCCACCGTGGAATAAAGGGAATAGTAAAGGATGCGGACGGGAATGGAATCAAAGGGGCAAGGATATCTGTCAGAGGAATAAGGCATGACATCACCACAGGTAAAGTCAGCCTCTCCGATTGGTCATTTTCACTAGCAAATGTCAGTATGATTCTGGGTGGTAAGCGTTTGATTAAAAAAACgtcctcactctttctctctagctGAAAACGGAGACTACTGGCGCTTGCTAACCGCCGGCATCCACATCCTGACTGCGTCTGCACCAGGCTACACCAGAGCCATGAAAAAGATCCACCTCCCGGCACGCATGCAGAAAGCAGGCCGGGTGGACTTTGTCCTGCAGAAGGCTGTGGTGGAGCCTGATATGGAGGAGGACTATAGAATCCCGTCCATGGGGACCTATGAGGACTTCGACCCCTACAACCAGTTTGAGCGGTACACCATTAGCGAGcagaaccagaacagagaggaggggcagGAGAAACCGTGGTGGTGGAGCTATTTTAGCCACGCCCATGGCTCCGCCCCCACCTGGCTTCTCAGAAACTAGCTCCTCCCCTGAATATACATAGAATCCTCTATGGCTCCCACtatagcctcctctctcagctCTGGTCCCCGATTACTATCAAGGGTTGCACATACCTCCTACAGGTCAATACTAGCACACCTAATTCAATgaatcaagggcttgatgattagttcaaTCATGTTTGCTTATATAAGGGTGGAACAAAAATGTGCAACCCTGGGGGTACTCCAGGACACTGCCCTACATGATCAAAGACTGGTTGCTATTTAAGTTGAATATGATTTACATAATGCTATCATACAAGTGTCACATTTTAGCATTACCGTTATTATCCATTGCTGCAAACCTGTCGTAACTGAAGCAAAATATCAAATAGCTAGTTGTTCATGTAAAGTGTTTTCCCCTAAAGCTAGCCTCCATTTTACAAGCTTTTGCTCTGTTAAACTGCTTCACTTTATGACCATAATGCAACACAGGAAGGTTGAAAGGCATAAAGGATTTGTCTCTCCACCCGCACATATTTGTACGTGTTTATAATAAAACATTATTAAGAACATTCATTTGTTACTATTACTGTTTTTTATGGAGTCCCACCCTACTGAAACTTTGTTAAAGAGAAGAGTTCTTAACGAGTGTGGTGCTTTCTAGTTCAGTTTGACCTCACTTGCGGATTTCCACTATGAAGTAAGTTTACTTCATGATAATACGGTAAAGTGTCTTCTTCTCAGATAGTGACTGTCTGTTGTACTTTACAATAATTGTCTCTGAAATGTATTCACATGGTAGTAAACGGGAAGCTTGTGTGACCGTCGTCTCTTTAAAATATGTAATGAAACA from Salmo salar chromosome ssa07, Ssal_v3.1, whole genome shotgun sequence includes the following:
- the LOC106608661 gene encoding carboxypeptidase Z, with translation MEFIRMNMKTIVFLNALATVVWGAPSLCDPEDEFLGIFCKEPEPEQPKCMDIMMNYCNDMSYTHTVFPNILGHRTREEAEVGPEYLLVSVVHNLLNGECTPDIRMLGCSVLVPRCEKEKVLKPCRSTCEAVRKNCYHAFEGIEMAWPYFLDCDRFFVSDQEGCYDPLEGLRAKQEEGNTPEKPHTVIQFSYQSNAQMNSILKKTAARCPEIAMTYSIGRSVEGKDLLVIEFSNNPGVHELLEPEMKYIGNMHGNEVLGRQLLIYLAQYLCSEYLLGNRRIQTLINTTRIHILPSMNPDGYELAAAEVHDTIDPENEEAQNYNSWTLGRGNAQNIDLNRNFPDLTTIVYSRRRHRRFRSNHIPIPDAYWFGKVAPETYAVMKWIRSFPFVLSANFHGGELLVSYPYDLSKHPLEQKMFSPTPDEQVFKQIARTYADAHATMSEGNSGRCENFGSIGQDGIINGARWYSFAGGMQDFNYLHTNCFEVTVELGCDKFPAEEELYTGWKDNKEALLTFMESVHRGIKGIVKDADGNGIKGARISVRGIRHDITTAENGDYWRLLTAGIHILTASAPGYTRAMKKIHLPARMQKAGRVDFVLQKAVVEPDMEEDYRIPSMGTYEDFDPYNQFERYTISEQNQNREEGQEKPWWWSYFSHAHGSAPTWLLRN